In the genome of Christensenella timonensis, one region contains:
- a CDS encoding GntR family transcriptional regulator codes for MDIIISNSSGKPIYEQITSQVKNMILTGVLKEGDALPSMRLLAKELRISVITTKRAYDDLERDGFIESFTGKGSFVAKKNMELVREEQLKIAESHLKNAVETAKSSGISLEELREILDVLYDGE; via the coding sequence GTGGATATCATCATCAGCAACTCCAGCGGAAAGCCGATCTATGAACAGATCACCTCGCAGGTCAAGAACATGATCTTAACAGGTGTGCTAAAAGAGGGGGACGCCCTTCCGTCCATGCGGCTGCTGGCAAAGGAACTGCGGATCAGCGTGATTACGACAAAGCGCGCGTATGACGATCTGGAACGCGACGGCTTTATCGAGAGTTTCACAGGCAAGGGAAGCTTTGTCGCAAAAAAGAATATGGAACTGGTGCGCGAGGAACAACTGAAAATCGCTGAATCACATCTGAAAAATGCGGTGGAAACGGCAAAAAGCAGCGGTATCTCTTTGGAAGAATTACGCGAGATCCTGGATGTACTTTACGACGGAGAATAA
- a CDS encoding ABC transporter ATP-binding protein has translation MESIKLENVCKQYKDFALRDVSFTVPTGSIMGLIGENGAGKTTTIKLILNMIKRDAGSIRVLGMDNLEYEREVKSQVGVVLDRVSFNEQLKLKEAAAIMRAIFRGSWDDALFNEYAEKFQLPQDKKIKAFSRGMGMKLSIAAALSHRPKLLILDEATSGLDPIIRSEILDEFLDFIQDEEHSVLISSHITSDLEKVADYITFIHDGRVAMSESKDKMLYEYGILKCGEELFQKVDKKDIAGYRKSSFGIEALVCDRESAARKYEGAVIDSATLEDIMLFTVKGGQK, from the coding sequence ATGGAAAGTATTAAGCTGGAAAATGTATGCAAACAATATAAAGACTTTGCCTTGCGCGACGTAAGTTTTACCGTGCCCACGGGCAGCATCATGGGGTTGATCGGCGAGAACGGCGCGGGAAAAACGACGACCATCAAACTGATCCTCAATATGATCAAACGGGACGCGGGCAGTATCCGCGTGCTGGGGATGGATAACTTAGAATATGAGCGGGAAGTAAAATCACAGGTGGGCGTGGTGCTCGACCGGGTCAGCTTCAATGAACAGCTCAAGTTAAAAGAGGCGGCGGCCATCATGCGGGCGATCTTCCGTGGGAGCTGGGACGATGCGCTTTTCAACGAATATGCAGAAAAATTTCAGCTGCCGCAGGATAAAAAGATCAAGGCGTTTTCCCGCGGTATGGGCATGAAACTTTCCATTGCGGCCGCGCTTTCCCACCGGCCGAAGCTGTTGATCCTCGACGAGGCGACAAGCGGGCTTGACCCCATTATCCGCAGCGAGATATTGGACGAATTCCTGGATTTCATACAGGACGAGGAGCATTCCGTACTCATTTCCTCCCACATCACCAGCGATTTGGAGAAAGTGGCGGACTACATCACGTTCATCCACGACGGCAGAGTCGCCATGTCCGAATCCAAAGACAAAATGCTGTATGAATACGGCATTTTGAAATGCGGCGAAGAACTGTTCCAAAAGGTTGATAAAAAAGATATCGCCGGTTACCGCAAATCGAGCTTTGGCATTGAAGCGCTCGTTTGCGACCGCGAAAGCGCGGCGCGCAAATATGAAGGCGCGGTCATAGACAGCGCGACTTTGGAAGATATCATGTTATTTACGGTAAAGGGGGGACAAAAATGA
- a CDS encoding CvpA family protein has protein sequence MGILNWIVLFLIAIYIMQGLHKGFLISVANTIGMALSWVIGFVFSPLMSQAIAKGPFYKFLLYFTNGVDQLQASGNMLVTTMTQPQIDQVVSTANLPAPFDQLVTQNMTNAVFESAGLHTVSEYVSYTITNVVVNIFAFLVIYVIARIIIALLVNAYNYASPLPVLRKYDSLIGGGAGVLRGFLGMFALFMIIPVILVSMPTDLIADIINGSSFVSFFYHNNFLLAGISGII, from the coding sequence ATGGGTATACTGAACTGGATTGTGCTGTTCCTGATCGCAATCTATATCATGCAGGGCTTGCATAAGGGATTCCTGATCTCCGTTGCCAATACGATCGGTATGGCGCTTTCATGGGTCATTGGTTTTGTGTTCAGCCCGCTGATGTCGCAGGCGATCGCCAAAGGGCCTTTTTATAAATTCCTGCTGTATTTCACAAATGGCGTGGATCAGCTCCAGGCGTCGGGCAACATGCTTGTAACCACGATGACACAGCCGCAGATCGACCAGGTCGTTTCTACGGCAAACCTTCCTGCGCCCTTTGACCAGCTGGTGACGCAGAACATGACAAATGCGGTTTTTGAGTCCGCCGGGCTGCATACGGTATCCGAATACGTCAGCTATACGATCACCAATGTGGTTGTGAATATTTTTGCTTTCCTCGTGATCTACGTGATCGCGCGCATCATCATCGCGCTTTTGGTCAACGCTTATAATTACGCGTCTCCGCTTCCGGTGCTGCGTAAGTACGACAGCCTGATCGGCGGCGGCGCAGGGGTACTGCGGGGGTTCCTGGGGATGTTCGCGCTGTTCATGATCATTCCGGTGATCCTGGTCTCCATGCCCACCGATTTGATTGCCGATATTATCAACGGCTCCTCTTTTGTGTCGTTTTTCTACCACAACAATTTCCTGCTCGCGGGGATATCAGGCATCATATAG
- a CDS encoding ABC-2 transporter permease, whose amino-acid sequence MRGLLLKDFLGMRSYLLTCLGVMAALLIPMNLSGAQDAQGFTVGCCALVGGMMCPASFGYDNKSGWDGYVRALPYTKRQIVLSKYLFGLMLMGGCATVGILFNLVFMLLGVAAFGGASLPIAVGILCATVILIGILMPLIYKFGVEKGQAAVILICVLGFMLLAKGFVWLQQAGMNRFLDMVIFLLPFIAVLVLAGSYFITCRIYDEERQENKQVIRISKPHLR is encoded by the coding sequence ATGAGAGGCTTATTGTTAAAAGATTTTCTGGGGATGCGGAGCTACCTGCTGACATGTTTGGGAGTCATGGCGGCGTTGCTGATCCCAATGAATTTAAGCGGCGCGCAGGACGCGCAGGGTTTCACGGTCGGGTGCTGCGCGCTGGTGGGCGGTATGATGTGCCCGGCCTCCTTCGGCTATGACAATAAATCCGGCTGGGACGGCTATGTGCGAGCACTTCCCTATACCAAACGGCAGATCGTGCTTTCCAAATACCTGTTCGGGCTGATGCTGATGGGCGGGTGCGCCACGGTGGGCATCCTGTTCAATCTCGTTTTTATGTTGCTCGGTGTCGCCGCGTTTGGTGGGGCCAGTTTGCCCATAGCGGTCGGTATCTTATGTGCTACGGTCATCCTGATCGGGATATTGATGCCGCTGATCTATAAATTCGGGGTGGAAAAGGGACAGGCCGCTGTCATCCTGATTTGTGTGCTGGGGTTCATGCTCTTAGCAAAGGGATTTGTGTGGCTGCAGCAGGCCGGGATGAACCGGTTCCTCGATATGGTCATATTCTTGCTGCCGTTTATCGCCGTATTGGTATTAGCAGGCTCCTACTTTATTACCTGCCGTATTTATGACGAAGAGAGACAGGAAAACAAACAGGTGATCCGGATTTCCAAACCGCACCTTCGGTAA
- a CDS encoding ABC-2 transporter permease: MKGLLLKDLLGMKSFFKFFLVILVICLVPAFSTQSGDFSAGFSCTVFIFVGGMMGFTSFAYDKAYGWDSYVLTLPYTRKQIVLSKYLFSLLITGIGAALGIGVNLILMASGLAGQDADIWSMTGLVLCMVVIFISIMIPLMFRYGAEKARILVIVIFLVPFMLFVLLGGEHGADGMMEMINSMILWLPFITAAGLILSWFLSVHIYSKREE; the protein is encoded by the coding sequence ATGAAAGGGCTTCTTTTGAAAGACCTCCTGGGAATGAAAAGCTTTTTTAAGTTTTTCCTGGTCATTCTGGTCATTTGCCTTGTCCCGGCGTTTTCCACACAAAGCGGCGACTTTTCCGCAGGGTTTTCTTGCACGGTCTTTATCTTTGTCGGGGGGATGATGGGCTTCACTTCCTTTGCCTATGACAAAGCGTACGGCTGGGACAGCTACGTCCTGACGCTGCCCTACACCAGGAAGCAGATCGTGCTTTCCAAATACCTGTTTTCCCTGCTCATCACGGGCATCGGCGCTGCCCTCGGTATCGGGGTCAACCTGATCCTGATGGCATCGGGACTTGCGGGGCAGGATGCGGATATCTGGTCTATGACCGGGCTGGTCCTGTGCATGGTAGTAATTTTCATCAGCATCATGATTCCCCTGATGTTCCGATACGGGGCTGAAAAGGCGCGGATCCTCGTTATCGTCATATTCTTAGTCCCGTTTATGCTGTTTGTACTTCTGGGCGGTGAACATGGGGCGGACGGCATGATGGAGATGATCAACAGCATGATCCTCTGGTTGCCCTTTATCACCGCGGCGGGGCTGATCCTGTCATGGTTTTTATCGGTGCATATCTACAGCAAAAGAGAAGAGTGA